The sequence below is a genomic window from Planctomycetota bacterium.
TCTGCGTTGAAAACCCACTGCTCCCCTTCCGCCGTCGCCCTTCGGGCTATGGCGGACAGGTCGGGTCGCGGCTAAACATGCATGACGCCCGCGGCTATGCAAGGATCGCGTCGAGCGCGCGGCGGAACGGGTCGCGGACCGTCTTGAGCCATTTTTCGGCGGCGTCGGCGCGCTTGCCGAGTTCCTTCAGGCCCAGGTTCCCGGGGCCGCCTTGGAGGGTTTTCGATTTGAGATTCTCGACCGGGTCGCGCGAAGCCAGTTCGTCCAGGTGGGCGGCGACCTCGCGGTACGCGTCGCGGAACGGCATCCCTTCGCCCACGAGTTCCAGGGCGCGGTCCGTCGCGTAGATCTCGGGGATGAACCCTTTGCGCAGGTTCTCCTCGACGACCTCGAGCCGCTCGAACGTGATGGCCATGATCCGCAAACTGCCCAGCGTCGCCTCGACGCCGCGCATGAACGGCCCCTTGGTCTCCTGGAAGTCGCGGTTGTAGCCCGAGGGGAGCGCCTTGAGGACGGCGGCGACCTGCTCATGCCAGCCCATGACGGCGGCGGCCCTGGCGCGCACGAGTTCCAGGCCGCAGGGGTTCCGCTTCTGCGGCATCATCGACGAGCCGGTGCAGAGTTCCTTCGGGATGCGGAAGTAGCCGAACTCCGGCATCGAGCCGATCATGAGGTCCGTGGCCATGCGCGAGAGGTCGACCATGACCTGCGTGCAGGCCGCCAGGGCCGCGAGTTCCGCCTTTCCGCGCGAGTTCGCGCAGTACAGGACGTTGTTCTGGACCCGCGCGAACCCCAGGAGGTCCGCCACCAACTGCCGGTCCAGCGGCAGGGCCGACCC
It includes:
- the argH gene encoding argininosuccinate lyase, with protein sequence FAIRPDQEDVHTAVEECLTKKLGDLGKKLHTGRSRNDQVLLDLRLYGKERLHALAERAIALVRALAAFARRHEFVPMPGRTHMQIAMPSSLGLWAGAWAESLLDDLELAKAAHALADQSPLGSGAAYGSALPLDRQLVADLLGFARVQNNVLYCANSRGKAELAALAACTQVMVDLSRMATDLMIGSMPEFGYFRIPKELCTGSSMMPQKRNPCGLELVRARAAAVMGWHEQVAAVLKALPSGYNRDFQETKGPFMRGVEATLGSLRIMAITFERLEVVEENLRKGFIPEIYATDRALELVGEGMPFRDAYREVAAHLDELASRDPVENLKSKTLQGGPGNLGLKELGKRADAAEKWLKTVRDPFRRALDAILA